From Pseudomonas sp. B21-028, one genomic window encodes:
- a CDS encoding 5'-nucleotidase: MASNIDDKLVLAISSRALFDLSESHKVYLSSGVEAYRQYQIEHEDEVLEPGDAFALVQKLLSLNQHLGRARVEVILVSRNSADTGLRVFNSIHHYGLAISRAAFVGGRSPYPYLKAFGCDLFLSTHAEDVRSALDAGFAAATILSGGASRAASEELRIAFDGDAVLFSDESERIYQTGGLEAFQASERQSAREPLRGGPFKGFLAALNALQREFPEDACPIRTALVTARSAPAHERVIRTLREWDIRLDESLFLGGLTKSAFLEAFAADVFFDDQTGHCELAREVVATGHVPHGISNEVKP; this comes from the coding sequence TGGCGATTTCGTCGCGGGCGCTGTTCGACCTGAGCGAAAGCCACAAGGTGTATCTGTCGAGCGGCGTCGAGGCCTATCGGCAGTATCAGATCGAACATGAAGACGAAGTCCTCGAACCCGGCGATGCGTTCGCCCTCGTGCAGAAGTTGCTGAGCCTCAACCAGCATCTGGGGCGTGCCCGGGTCGAGGTAATTCTGGTGTCGCGCAACAGCGCCGACACGGGTCTGCGGGTGTTCAACTCGATTCACCACTATGGCTTGGCAATCTCCCGCGCCGCGTTTGTCGGCGGGCGCAGTCCTTATCCTTACCTCAAGGCATTCGGCTGTGATCTTTTCCTGTCCACCCATGCCGAAGACGTGCGCAGTGCCCTCGACGCCGGCTTTGCGGCAGCCACCATCCTGTCGGGCGGTGCCAGCCGCGCCGCCAGTGAGGAGCTGCGTATCGCTTTTGATGGCGATGCGGTGCTGTTTTCCGATGAGTCGGAGCGCATCTATCAGACCGGTGGTCTTGAGGCGTTCCAGGCCAGCGAGCGGCAATCAGCTCGCGAGCCGTTGCGGGGCGGCCCGTTCAAGGGCTTCCTGGCGGCGCTCAATGCCCTGCAGCGGGAGTTCCCTGAGGATGCCTGCCCGATCCGCACGGCGCTGGTGACCGCCCGTTCGGCGCCGGCCCACGAGCGGGTCATCCGGACCTTGCGCGAGTGGGACATCCGTCTGGACGAATCGCTGTTCCTCGGTGGCCTGACCAAGTCGGCGTTCCTCGAAGCTTTTGCCGCCGATGTGTTTTTCGACGACCAGACGGGCCATTGCGAACTGGCTCGCGAGGTGGTCGCCACCGGTCACGTGCCCCACGGCATCAGTAACGAAGTGAAGCCCTGA
- a CDS encoding universal stress protein codes for MIRSMLYATDLGLYAPYVMQHALALARTFEAELYVVHAVEPMGLFAESVLQSYLDEQALNEFHRQGLNTVMANIEQRVLDSFREELGEGQQDLKLIRSVRVFQGDPSQVILEQAAKLSVDLLIVGSHCQGASGEAPLGRTAARVLQLARVPVYLVPLVQRRRQGEA; via the coding sequence ATGATTCGCTCGATGCTGTACGCCACAGACTTGGGACTCTACGCCCCTTATGTGATGCAGCATGCCTTGGCGTTGGCACGGACGTTTGAAGCCGAGTTGTATGTAGTGCATGCGGTAGAACCGATGGGGCTGTTCGCCGAATCGGTGTTACAAAGCTATCTCGACGAGCAGGCGCTGAACGAATTTCATCGACAGGGTCTGAATACGGTGATGGCCAATATCGAACAGCGGGTTCTCGACAGTTTCCGGGAGGAGCTGGGGGAGGGGCAGCAGGATTTGAAGCTGATCAGGTCGGTCAGGGTGTTTCAGGGCGATCCTTCCCAGGTCATTCTGGAACAGGCCGCGAAACTCTCTGTCGATTTGCTGATCGTAGGCAGTCACTGCCAGGGGGCCAGTGGTGAAGCGCCCCTGGGCAGGACCGCCGCCCGGGTTTTGCAGTTGGCTCGGGTGCCGGTCTATCTGGTGCCGCTGGTGCAGCGTCGGCGCCAGGGGGAAGCTTGA